TGTGGGCTACATTTTGCAGGAGGATATTTTTAATGCTTTATGCGAAATGCCTCTTTTCAGCGAGGAGGGAATTTGGATTAATTTGCGCGTGCCTACACAAGATTTTAGCCTAAGCGAAATTACACAAATTACGGAGGTAAACAATGCTAAACTATATGCCGCCTTTGTCTCGCGCCTCGGAGAGGAAAGCGTGGAAATAGCCCTTAAAATCAAGCCAGAACGCCTCTCAGAGGTAGTGGCAGCCTATGAGCGATATGGCTATATGGTGAGCTATGAGGCTGGCGCAAGCGAGCGCGCAGATGAGATGCGAGAACGATACAATCAATTAATCCGATTTTTGAATGTCTGATTTAAAAATAGCCCTCTACGGCAAGCGCACTACATCTACCTATTTGGGAGATTTGATTCCAGTGTTTTTAGAAAAAATACGCGAAAAAGAGATTTTATTCCAAATAGAAAAAGATTTTTACGAGGTTTTAAAAAACATTGGAAATATCGATTTGGAGGGTGTGGAAATATTTTCTACCCACGAGGAATTGTGGCAAGATTTAGATTATTTTTTCACCTTCGGCGGAGATGGGACGATACTTTCGGCCGTAACCTTTGTGCGCGATTCGCAGGTGCCCATCGTGGGCGTGAATACGGGTAGATTGGGCTATTTGGCAAGTATTCACAAAAACGATTTAATTCCGAATTTGGAGGCGATTTTTGCCAGAGATTACAACATCAGCGATCGATCGCTTTTGGAAGTGCATCGCTCAGATGATGGTATGCTGGAGTGTCCTTTTGCACTTAATGAGCTGAGTGTGATGCGAAAAGAAACCACGAGTATGATTTCGGTGGATGCTTATATTAACGGTGAGTTGCTCAATTCTTTTTGGGCAGATGGCTTAATCATCGCCACCCCCACAGGCTCTACAGGTTACTCTTTGAGTTGCAACGGCCCCATAATTTCGCCCGAAAATAGCAATTTTGTCATTACGCCGATTGCACCTCACAACTTAAATGTGCGCCCAATTGTGATTCCCGATAAAGAACATTTAAAACTAAAAGTGAAAAGCCGTGTTTCGCATTATTCTTTATCCTTAGATTCCCGATTGGTTTCGCTTAAGACCACAACCGAAATCATGGTGAAGCGTGCAAATTTCGTCGTGAAAATCGTGGAATTAAAACACAATAGCTATTTAGAAACTTTACGCCAAAAATTATTTTGGGGAGTAGATAATCGTAATATCTAAACATTTGTTTAATAAAATTTGTTAATAGGGCTGTCTTGCAATCATAAATCACTATATTTGTGCGTTAAAGATAAATTGTTATTCAAAGTCTGTGAGTGGATTCAGGCAGAATAGCGTACAAATGAGAGCATATTTTATGAAGAAAATAGTCGTTTTTTTTCTAAGCATTATCACGGGGATATCCTATGGGCAACGCCATGAATTGGGAGTTTTTCTTGGGGGGGCTAATGCAATATCAGATATAGGGCGAACCGATTACATCAATCCGTTGCCTAAAAAAGTGAATGGCAGTTTTAAAGTGCCAGCCACATTTGGCTTGATTTATCGTAGAAATTTAAACCCACAACAATCTTTACGTTTTGGTCTTACTTATGCCTCTTTTATAGATTCTGATTATTTGGCAGTTGAAGAATATCGCCGATACCGAGGGCTAAGCTATACCAATAGTTTGCTAGAGCTTTCTACTTTGTTTGAGTATAATTTTTTTCCAATCAATACAGAACAGCGTTCGGCGCATTCTCCGTATATTTTCGCAGGATTGGCAGGCTTTATGCACCCAAAACCAAAATATGAAGTGTACTACCAAAACTACGAAGACAATACAGAAAATAGAGCTGGATACCAAACCGTGGTCAAAGAGAATAACGGAAATCAATTGAGTATGACCATTCCATTTGGGGTAGGATATAAAGTGAAATTTAATTGGAATTGGATTTTTAGCGCAGAGGTAGGATTCCGCCCCACTTTTGTGGATAATTTAGATATGGCTTGGGTAGAAGAAGGCGATGTGGAAACTTTTAAACAAGTTGGATTGACTTACGCGGGAGCTACACTTACAGAAGAACAATTAAACGCCGATTTAGAGAAAAAGACTAAAGAAATTATAGAAAAAAGACAATTAGGTGATACCAAAAACGATTGGTATGTTTTTACAGGATTTACTTTAACTTATACTTTCGGGCGTCCTGCATGTTTCTGTGATTAAAAATACAATGAGTAATAATTTGCTACAAAATATAAATCTTGATAAAGTTCCGCAACATGTTGCCGTGATTATGGATGGTAACGGACGCTGGGCACAGAAAAAAGGAATGATGCGCACCTTTGGGCATCAAAGCGCAGTGAAAGCTGTGCGAGAAACTATCAAGGCGTGTGAGGATTTGGGAATTCCATATCTCACACTTTATGCCTTTTCAAGCGAAAACTGGAACAGGCCTAAAGATGAGGTGAGTTTTTTGATGAATTTATTATTTAAAACTTTAACCAAAGAGCTTAAAAGTTTCCAGGAAAACAACATCCGTTTGCGCACGATTGGAGATTTGTCTCGCTTGCCAGAAAAAGCACGAAAAGAATTATTGCTCGTGCAAGAGGAAACTAAAAATAACACAAAAGCTACATTAACACTCGCTTTGAGCTATGGCGGACGCGATGAAATCGTGGAAGCTTCGCAGAAAATTGCGCAAGCTGTGCAAGAAAATGATTTAAGCATTGAACAAATAAATCATGAAACTTTTAAAAAATACTTATATTCGCCAGATATTCCCGATGTGGATTTAGTCATCAGAACCAGTGGTGAATGTAGAATAAGCAATTTCTTGCTTTGGCAAATCGCCTATGCGGAATTGTATTTTACAGAGGTTTTGTGGCCAGATTTTAGAAAAGAAAATTTCTACCAAGCCATTGCTAGCTATCAAAAACGGCAACGGCGATTTGGAAAAACGGGAGAACAAATTAAGTAATGATTGAATCTTAGTATGAAGAAAATATTTTTAATAAGCCTTGGATTAATGTTAATCACTGCGCACGCACAAGTGGATTCCACCGGAATTGTGTCGCAGCCAAAAAGCGATAGTGAGCTGAATTTAAACACACTGAAAACCTACAAATTAGGCGGACTGGAAATCACGGGAGGTGTGCCCTACACCAGTAAGCAGATTTTGAGATTTATCGGCCTGAATATAGGCGATGAAATCGAAATCCCAGGGCCAATTATCAATAATTCACTTAAAAGATTATGGAATCAAAACCTGTTTTCCGATGTAGAACTTTATGCAGATAAAGTTGTAGGAGATTCCATTTTTTTGCGATTTAATTTAACGGCACTCCCTACCATCAATGAAGTTACTTTTGAAGGAGTGAAAAAAGGGAAACAGAAGGATTTTGCAAAAGATAATAAACTTACAAAAGGTAAGAAAATCACTCAAGATTTATTGAATCAAGCAAGATTAAATATCAAGAATTTTTATACAGAAAAAGGTTACCCAGATGCGCAAGTAGATTTTGTGGAAACCGATGTGCCTAACGCAAGATTAGCCAAAAACCTTTTGGTAAAAGTATTAAGAGGGGAACGCGTGAAAGTGCAAAATATATTATTTGAAGGGAACAAAGAGATCAAGGCGCCTAAATTGAGAAGAAAAGGATTGAAAAATACCGTGCGAAAAAATATTTTCCGTAAAAGTATCTTAAGATTCTTTACGCTTTCTAAATATATTCCTCAAAAGTTTCAAGAAGATCTAACTACGCTTAAAGACTTGTATAAGAGTGAGGGCTTTAGAGATATCAAGGTAACTTATGATTCGGTGAAAAGAATCAATCCGAAAAATTATTTAATCAAAATTGGCGTAGACGAAGGAGATAGATACTATTTAGGTAATGTAACCTTTGTAGGAAACTCTGTGTACCCAACTGAAACTTTAAAAAGGATTTTCTCTTATAAAAAAGGTGATCCATACGATGCAGTGGGAATCAACAAAAAATTGAACGACCCACAAAAAGATGACAATATATTGACACTCTATCAAGACAATGGATACCTATTTGCAAGAGTAGTTCCTATCGAGAAATCTGTGGTAAATGATACCATAAACTTAGAAATCAGAATTAGCGAAGGGGAGCAAGCCACTTGGGATCGTGTAACCTTTAGCGGAAACACGCAAACACATGACCATGTAATTGTGCGTGAGCTTTCAACTATTCCAGGAGAATTGTTTAGTAAAAGCGATATCAGACGAACAATGATGAAATTGGGCGCGTTAGGATTCTTTGATCCGCAACAAATCAAGCCAGATATTAAGGATAATCAAGAAACCAATACGGTAGATATCAACTGGGAACTAGCTCCAAAATCAAGTAGCCAAGTTGAGTTGCAAGGTGGTTACGGCGGTGGAAGATTCATCGGTACTGTAGGGCTCACTTTTGGAAACTTCTCGATTAAAAATTTATTTAATAAAAAAGAGTGGCATCCAGTTCCTATGGGAGATGGGCAGCAATTATCATTGAGAGCGCAAGCAGGAAGCTACTATTCAAACTTTAGTCTTTCCTTTACAGAACCATGGATTGGCGGAAGCCGACCAACGGCACTCTCTATGTCAATTTATAATTCAAATTATAGAAATTTTTATAGAAATGAGGGGCAAGATGATTCCCGCTTAACAATGTGGGGAGCTTCCGTAGGATTGAATAAATTGCTCACATGGCCAGATGATTACTTTAGATTAAGTCAAGCGATTTCCTACCAGCGCTATGATTTTACTAATTATCAATTTAGCTTAGGTACAAGATCATATAGTAATGGAGTTTCAAACACGGTAGCCTATAAAATTGGTTTGAGCAGACTTTCTGCTGGTCCAGATCCAATCTTCCCGCAAGAAGGATCAGACTTTAATGTAAGTTTGAAATTAACCCCACCATATTCGTTGTTCAATAAAAATAAAGATTATGAGCAATTGAAGAAAGATGGAGACTTTGAAGGATTATACAAATGGTTGGAGTATTACAAAGTTCAGTTCAGTGGAAACTTCTACAAACAATTGGTAGGTAAATTAGTATTAAGAACTGGGGCCGAATTCGGGTATCTAGGAGCTTATAACAATAAGGTAGGGATTTCTCCATTTGAGCGATTCTACATGGGAGGAACAGGGCTACAATCAAGTAGATTTGATGGCCGTGAAATCGTAACGCTAAGAGGTTATGAAGATTTTACGAGCATAGGTGGGCAATCAAAAGATATCACACCACTAGGTGGAGGTGTCATCTACGATAAATTCTTGCTCGAGATGCGTTATCCAATCACCATGAATCAGCAAGCCAAAATCTTTGGTCTAGGATTCTTGGAAGCAGGAAACACTTGGGCAGATCACAAAGATTTCAGACCATTTGAGTTAAAGCGTTCTGCAGGGGTAGGTATCCGTGTGTTTATGCCAGCCTTCGGTATGCTTGGATTTGATTTTGGTTATGGATTCGATAAGTATAATAATGCAGGATCGTTAGGTGAGCCTTCTGGTTGGCAGACTCACTTTATATTCGGTCAGCAATTATAAAAAAATAAAAATATGTTAAAATTTAAGTTTTTTAGCTTGTTATTTTTCCTCAGTGTTGTTACTTTTGCCCAACGATTTGGGTATGTAGACACCGATTATGTTTTGAGTAATTTGCCCGCTTATGCAAATGCTCAAAAACAATTAGAAAATCAAGCGTTGAACTGGGCAAAAGAGATAGAAAATCAGCAAGGCGTCCTTGAGCAAATGTCTCAAGAATTAGAAACCGAGCGAATCTTGCTTCCTAAAGAAAAAGTTCAGGAGCGTGAGGCTAAAATCAATGAAAAGCGTGAAGAGATAAAAAAACTACAACTTAAACGCTATGGGCCTAATGGAGATATGTTCAATGCTCGAAAGAATTTGGTGAAACCTATCCAAGATCAAATCTATAATGCGGTGGATAAAGTAGCTAAAAGACGCAACTATAGTTTTGTGTTTGATAAAGCCAATGGAGATTTAATTATGATTTATTCAGACCCAAAATTTGACATAAGTGAGGAGGTTTTGAAAACTTTGGCACCAGATTTGAAAACAAGTAAGGGACAAAGACAGAACAATTACAATAAGTCTAAAAACAAAAACGAAAAAATTAATTTAAAACAATAGAAAAAAAACGATTAGTATGAAAAAATTTACATTTATTGCATTACTATCATTCCTATGCCTAGGATTTGGATTTGCAAACGCACAAAGCGTAGCGCATGTGAACTCACAAGAGATTTTAGAAGCCTTACCAGCATTCAATGATGCGCAAACAAAAATTAAAAAAGAAGCAGAAAGACACCAAGCAGAAGTACAAAGACAACAAAAAGAAATTCAAGCACTTTACGAAAAAGCTCAAAAGCAAATGGAAGCGCTTAAAAATAAAAGCGATGCTGAAAAAATGAAAGCTTTGGCTCCACTTGAACAAGAATTGCAAACTAAATCTAAAGCTTTGCAAGAATACCAACAAAAAGCTGCTAAAGATGTAGCAAAAATGGAAAATGATCTTTTAGCACCAGTGTACAAAAAAGTACAAGCGGCGATTGAAGAAGTAGGTAAAAAAGGAAATGTGGGCTATATCATTGATTTAGCAACTGCTGGACAATCAGGAACCATTGTTTACTTCGGTGGAGGAAAAGATTTAACACCGCAAGTTAAAAAGCAATTAGGACTTTAATTAAGTAATAAAGCAAAATAAATGAAGCCTTGAGATTTTTTCTCAAGGCTTTTTTTGTGTCATTTGAAAATGATTATTTAGAGGTTTCATACTTTAGTTTAAAGGAAATAGGGTAAATTATCATTTCCTTCCATTTAAAATGATGATTTTTTCGTATAAACATCTTGTACCTTTCTTTTGAGCCAAAAATTGAAATTGAATTATCACTTATTTTTTCATTGTCGTAATTACCTATATTTGAAATTAACCTTATAGCAATCAAAAGCTCAGCATTACATGTGTAAATGCCATATTCTTTTAATTTTATATTTATAATTTTATGATTGTATATTTCTGATATTGGTAAAATGATATTTTCGTAATTCAATCTATCAAAATCATTTTCATTTTTTTTATAAAAATCCAATTTAAAATATAAATTTTTATCGTTTTGGAGTTTTTTTGTTTCAAAAGAAATTTCTTTCAAAGTGCCACATATTTTGGGGGTTAAAATGCCAAGTTCATAGCCAGGTTTTAGTTCATGAACAGCATTTTTTTAGCCTTAGAAATTAATTCAGATTCTTTTCTAGGTTTAATTTCGATAGGCGGCAATGCGATTTTTCTCTGTTTCAGGAATACAATCGTATCATTCGTAGGTGTGAAGAAGTTTAAAGGCTCATATTTGTAATTATCTATTTTAATCAGTCCTTTTTTCTGATTTTGAATTTTAAAAACGCCAAACGAGTCAGAATAATAAATATTGTTATTAATTGAAAATTCACAGTATTTTGCAGGTAAACTTTCATCTTGCTCAATAAATGTAATATTTTGAGCATTCATAATTTGAAAACAGAGAAGAAAAAGACTTGTGAAATATTTTTTCTTAATCATTACTTTAAAGTATAAAATATTATTACAAAGTTAAACGGAATTTTATCAAGCCTCCAATAAATAGTTCATAATGTTGAATTTGATGATGTTTGAAAATCAGTAAATTATAATTTTAATCAGTTTAAATAAACTAAAAGCTAAAATTATATTTAATCATTCTAAATCTAACTTATTGAAATATAGTTATTTATATTGTTTCAATTTAAGTTTTTAAATACATTTGCAGTGTAAAATTAAAAATAATACTATTATGTCAATAAGATTAGTCAACGGATGTGTGAACTGCAAAAACTTAACAAAAGATTCAACTTGCAAAATTCACGAAACAAAGGTAAAAGAAATCCACACTTGCGACAGCTTTGATATGCGCGTGAGTTTGAAAGATGAAATCGATTGCGCAACATGCGTACGATTCAACAAGCCTTCTTGCCCTAATCAATTGCATGCTGCCAAAGGTATGCTATGTAACGAGTGGGCACCAGAAGCCAATGCTTAAAATTGAATGAAAAATCAGTTTTCATAATTTTAAATTTTTTTGTAGTGAAAGCCATGAGTTTCCCTAAACTTGTGGCTTTTCTTTTTTCAGACTAAAACACCCAAATTCAAGTTTCTACATTGTTGTCCTAAGAATGATGTATAAAATCATATCCAAAAGTTTAAAAAAATCGTGGATTAATAATTATATTTGTACAATAATCATTAACACAATAAAATTATGAGTAGAAAATTTCCTGCCGGTGTAGCCACTGGAGACCTAGTACAAGAAATCTTTGCCGATGCCAAAAAGAACGGATACGCTTTACCAGCGGTAAATGTTATTGGCTCAGATACTATAAACGCTGTAATGGAAACAGCTGCAGAACTTAATTCCCCTGTAATCATTCAATTTTCTAACGGAGGTGCGATTTTCAACGCAGGTAAAGGATTATCAAACGAAAACCAACGTGCTGCTATCTTAGGAGCTGTTGCGGGAGCAAAACATGTTCATCAATTGGCGGAAGCTTATGGTGCTACTGTAATTTTACACACAGACCACTGTGCTAAAAAATTACTTCCTTGGATAGATGGCCTTATCGATGAAAGTGAAAAATATTTCAAAGAAACAGGAAAACCATTATTCAGCTCTCACATGCTTGATTTCTCTGAGGAACCAATCGAAGAAAACTTAGATCTTTCTGTAGAAAGATTTAAGCGTATGGCTAAAATGGGCATGACTTTAGAAATCGAATTAGGTATCACTGGAGGTGAAGAAGATGGCGTAGACAATTCAGATGTAGACGATTCTAAATTATACACTCAACCAGAAGAAGTAATGTATGCTTATGATCGTTTAAAAGAAGTTTCTGATCGTTTTACAATCGCTGCTGCATTCGGAAATGTTCACGGTGTGTATAAACCAGGTAATGTGAAATTGACTCCAAAAATCCTTGACAACTCTCAAAAATTCATCGAGAAAGAAAGAAAAACAGGAGAAAAACCAGTTGATTTCGTATTCCACGGAGGTTCAGGTTCAGACTTGAAAGACATCAGAGAAGCAATCGGATATGGTGTAGTAAAAATGAACATCGATACCGACCAGCAATATGCTTTCATGACTGGAATCAGAGATTACTTCAAAAAGAACGAAGCATATCTTCAATCTCAAATCGGTAACCCAGAAGGCCCAGATTCACCAAACAAGAAAAAATACGATCCACGCGTTTGGTTGAGAGAAGGAGAAAAAACTTTCATCGCAAGATTGAAACAA
This Ornithobacterium rhinotracheale DNA region includes the following protein-coding sequences:
- a CDS encoding CBS domain-containing protein; this translates as MTIVPYILNHLPPLALEDSLAQALDMPTDVAPSHRAVVSQGVWQGNMSMADVEELSPATQVQELRMDLENFHLSPNANLMEAVKAFQSYEANYIPVVLPENGHFVGYILQEDIFNALCEMPLFSEEGIWINLRVPTQDFSLSEITQITEVNNAKLYAAFVSRLGEESVEIALKIKPERLSEVVAAYERYGYMVSYEAGASERADEMRERYNQLIRFLNV
- a CDS encoding NAD kinase, producing MSDLKIALYGKRTTSTYLGDLIPVFLEKIREKEILFQIEKDFYEVLKNIGNIDLEGVEIFSTHEELWQDLDYFFTFGGDGTILSAVTFVRDSQVPIVGVNTGRLGYLASIHKNDLIPNLEAIFARDYNISDRSLLEVHRSDDGMLECPFALNELSVMRKETTSMISVDAYINGELLNSFWADGLIIATPTGSTGYSLSCNGPIISPENSNFVITPIAPHNLNVRPIVIPDKEHLKLKVKSRVSHYSLSLDSRLVSLKTTTEIMVKRANFVVKIVELKHNSYLETLRQKLFWGVDNRNI
- a CDS encoding DUF6089 family protein, whose protein sequence is MRAYFMKKIVVFFLSIITGISYGQRHELGVFLGGANAISDIGRTDYINPLPKKVNGSFKVPATFGLIYRRNLNPQQSLRFGLTYASFIDSDYLAVEEYRRYRGLSYTNSLLELSTLFEYNFFPINTEQRSAHSPYIFAGLAGFMHPKPKYEVYYQNYEDNTENRAGYQTVVKENNGNQLSMTIPFGVGYKVKFNWNWIFSAEVGFRPTFVDNLDMAWVEEGDVETFKQVGLTYAGATLTEEQLNADLEKKTKEIIEKRQLGDTKNDWYVFTGFTLTYTFGRPACFCD
- a CDS encoding isoprenyl transferase, with the translated sequence MSNNLLQNINLDKVPQHVAVIMDGNGRWAQKKGMMRTFGHQSAVKAVRETIKACEDLGIPYLTLYAFSSENWNRPKDEVSFLMNLLFKTLTKELKSFQENNIRLRTIGDLSRLPEKARKELLLVQEETKNNTKATLTLALSYGGRDEIVEASQKIAQAVQENDLSIEQINHETFKKYLYSPDIPDVDLVIRTSGECRISNFLLWQIAYAELYFTEVLWPDFRKENFYQAIASYQKRQRRFGKTGEQIK
- the bamA gene encoding outer membrane protein assembly factor BamA, which gives rise to MKKIFLISLGLMLITAHAQVDSTGIVSQPKSDSELNLNTLKTYKLGGLEITGGVPYTSKQILRFIGLNIGDEIEIPGPIINNSLKRLWNQNLFSDVELYADKVVGDSIFLRFNLTALPTINEVTFEGVKKGKQKDFAKDNKLTKGKKITQDLLNQARLNIKNFYTEKGYPDAQVDFVETDVPNARLAKNLLVKVLRGERVKVQNILFEGNKEIKAPKLRRKGLKNTVRKNIFRKSILRFFTLSKYIPQKFQEDLTTLKDLYKSEGFRDIKVTYDSVKRINPKNYLIKIGVDEGDRYYLGNVTFVGNSVYPTETLKRIFSYKKGDPYDAVGINKKLNDPQKDDNILTLYQDNGYLFARVVPIEKSVVNDTINLEIRISEGEQATWDRVTFSGNTQTHDHVIVRELSTIPGELFSKSDIRRTMMKLGALGFFDPQQIKPDIKDNQETNTVDINWELAPKSSSQVELQGGYGGGRFIGTVGLTFGNFSIKNLFNKKEWHPVPMGDGQQLSLRAQAGSYYSNFSLSFTEPWIGGSRPTALSMSIYNSNYRNFYRNEGQDDSRLTMWGASVGLNKLLTWPDDYFRLSQAISYQRYDFTNYQFSLGTRSYSNGVSNTVAYKIGLSRLSAGPDPIFPQEGSDFNVSLKLTPPYSLFNKNKDYEQLKKDGDFEGLYKWLEYYKVQFSGNFYKQLVGKLVLRTGAEFGYLGAYNNKVGISPFERFYMGGTGLQSSRFDGREIVTLRGYEDFTSIGGQSKDITPLGGGVIYDKFLLEMRYPITMNQQAKIFGLGFLEAGNTWADHKDFRPFELKRSAGVGIRVFMPAFGMLGFDFGYGFDKYNNAGSLGEPSGWQTHFIFGQQL
- a CDS encoding OmpH family outer membrane protein, yielding MLKFKFFSLLFFLSVVTFAQRFGYVDTDYVLSNLPAYANAQKQLENQALNWAKEIENQQGVLEQMSQELETERILLPKEKVQEREAKINEKREEIKKLQLKRYGPNGDMFNARKNLVKPIQDQIYNAVDKVAKRRNYSFVFDKANGDLIMIYSDPKFDISEEVLKTLAPDLKTSKGQRQNNYNKSKNKNEKINLKQ
- a CDS encoding OmpH family outer membrane protein; its protein translation is MKKFTFIALLSFLCLGFGFANAQSVAHVNSQEILEALPAFNDAQTKIKKEAERHQAEVQRQQKEIQALYEKAQKQMEALKNKSDAEKMKALAPLEQELQTKSKALQEYQQKAAKDVAKMENDLLAPVYKKVQAAIEEVGKKGNVGYIIDLATAGQSGTIVYFGGGKDLTPQVKKQLGL
- the fbaA gene encoding class II fructose-bisphosphate aldolase, translated to MSRKFPAGVATGDLVQEIFADAKKNGYALPAVNVIGSDTINAVMETAAELNSPVIIQFSNGGAIFNAGKGLSNENQRAAILGAVAGAKHVHQLAEAYGATVILHTDHCAKKLLPWIDGLIDESEKYFKETGKPLFSSHMLDFSEEPIEENLDLSVERFKRMAKMGMTLEIELGITGGEEDGVDNSDVDDSKLYTQPEEVMYAYDRLKEVSDRFTIAAAFGNVHGVYKPGNVKLTPKILDNSQKFIEKERKTGEKPVDFVFHGGSGSDLKDIREAIGYGVVKMNIDTDQQYAFMTGIRDYFKKNEAYLQSQIGNPEGPDSPNKKKYDPRVWLREGEKTFIARLKQAFEDLNNVNTLG